From the Ctenopharyngodon idella isolate HZGC_01 chromosome 3, HZGC01, whole genome shotgun sequence genome, one window contains:
- the kcnh4a gene encoding potassium voltage-gated channel subfamily H member 4a — MPVMKGLLAPQNTFLDTIAKRFDGTHSNFLLGNAQGSRGYPIVYCSDGFCELTGFARTEVMKKTCTCQFLHGQETSERVTQQVEKTLEGQREFQTEVRYYRKNGTTFWCLLDIVPIKNEKGEVVLFLLSFKNISDSYGKSHPGSTTEEDGAHNRKSGRTHLSQARERGRSVLYHLTCQFTNRSKRKLPNHVFSQPTLPEYKVASVQKSRFILLHYSVCKALWDWLILLATFYVAVTVPYNVCFSTPDDDEHDDPDCDSASRTTIVSDIAVEMLFILDIILNFRTTYVGPAGQVVYDARSICLHYCTTWFFLDLIAALPFDLLYLFNISVTSLVHLLKTVRLLRLLRLLQKLDGYSQYSAVVLTLLMSVFALLAHWLACVWYVIGRKELASNDPLTWDIGWLQELGKRLETPYTNGTVGGPSLRSAYIASLYFTLSSLTSVGFGNVCANTDAEKIFSICTMLIGALMHAVVFGNVTAIIQRMYSRRSLYHTRMKDLKDFIRVHRLPQQLKQRMLEYFQTTWSVNNGINANELLHDFPDELRADIAMHLNKDILQLPLFSSASRGCLRSLSLHIKTSFCAPGEYLIRHGDALHAQHFVCSGSLEVLKDGMVLAILGKGDLIGADLPGKDQVIKANADVKALTYCDLQYISVRALQEVLELYPEYGSRFNEDIHQNLTYNLREGQARFSRSTRLPQERFDYSKLPFIVEAEQEEDAGQNQGRKPLLSGLGGLSSQPNLSTMLGEEFRHLNMLRLCKSPIKSSRVQSPASQMPLHEDPSAGAVPAPRIDKSSCHRPAKLLIPTLNCVSPLDLSPRVVDGIEDNEHAFHFNVEHSEPSPNTEVKDPFQVGANLLLETEEVRQSLRQLNTEMNHLNQEVSSLTKELHEMMQFLHTHVTPPHFTSSFTPYSSFNCHTSPNCTNVASSTADWPSRLAFNMSAGPCLQPDPSLRDSLGSRHTCICSISHAQERGSVLGQEGDIELLNQAPSSHSTYFPCCPDQERIATLGVDSQPNPYQTSKTTPNSPYLGHHVPRTGGSLLGLAATFPSSGLVPQVRTGGPSNTLSVCTHNIQSQSHPSLNAQMTSDLHSRAPTPIHLSVTPTGPSEPLIAVSSHLHSGICSSSLLHFPTGPRQNDLVGSSPVHTLEPIVSSTGEKQVKPGPAE, encoded by the exons ACAGTAACTTCCTGCTGGGAAATGCTCAGGGGAGTCGCGGGTACCCCATTGTGTACTGTTCGGACGGGTTCTGCGAGCTCACCGGGTTTGCACGTACCGAGGTAATGAAGAAGACATGCACATGTCAGTTCCTGCACGGACAGGAAACAAGCGAGAGAGTCACTCAGCAGGTGGAGAAAACCTTGGAAGGACAAAGAGAGTTCCAGACGGAGGTCCGCTATTACAGGAAGAACG GTACCACATTCTGGTGTCTGCTGGACATTGTCCCTATTAAAAATGAGAAAGGAGAAGTGGTTCTGTTTCTCTTATCCTTCAAAAACATCAGTGACTCGTATGGCAAATCACATCCCGGCTCCACCACAGAAG AGGATGGTGCTCACAACAGGAAGTCCGGTCGAACTCATCTGAGTCAGGCTCGTGAGCGCGGCCGCAGCGTTCTGTACCACTTGACCTGTCAGTTCACCAATAGGAGCAAAAGGAAGCTGCCAAAT CATGTTTTTTCACAGCCAACTCTCCCAGAATACAAGGTGGCGTCGGTGCAGAAATCCCGCTTCATTTTGCTTCATTACAGCGTGTGCAAAGCATTGTGGGATTGGTTGATCCTCCTTGCGACATTCTATGTAGCTGTCACCGTCCCCTACAACGTCTGCTTCTCCACTCCTGATGACGACGAACATGACGACCCGGACTGTGACTCGGCCTCCAGAACCACCATCGTCAGCGACATAGCTGTGGAGATGCTCTTCATCCTCG atatcattctgaatttTCGAACCACCTATGTTGGGCCTGCGGGTCAGGTGGTTTATGATGCTCGCTCGATCTGTTTGCACTACTGTACTACCTGGTTCTTCCTGGACCTCATCGCTGCTCTGCCTTTTGACCTGCTCTATTTATTCAACATCTCAGTg ACTTCCCTTGTGCACTTGTTGAAGACGGTGCGTTTGCTGCGTCTCCTGCGCTTGCTGCAGAAGCTGGATGGTTATTCTCAGTACAGTGCTGTGGTCCTGACACTACTAATGTCTGTATTTGCCCTGCTGGCACACTGGTTGGCATGTGTTTGGTATGTTATTGGACGCAAAGAGCTCGCCAGCAATGATCCCCTGACCTGGGACATCG GTTGGCTGCAGGAGTTGGGTAAGCGTCTGGAGACTCCTTACACGAATGGTACAGTTGGCGGCCCATCTTTGCGCAGCGCCTACATCGCTTCGCTCTACTTCACGTTGAGCAGTCTGACTAGCGTCGGGTTCGGAAACGTCTGTGCCAACACAGACGCTGAGAAGATCTTCTCCATCTGCACCATGCTTATCGGGG CCCTGATGCATGCGGTGGTGTTTGGTAATGTGACAGCCATCATCCAGCGCATGTACTCTCGGCGTTCACTCTACCACACACGCATGAAGGATCTGAAGGACTTTATTCGTGTGCATCGCCTGCCTCAGCAGTTGAAACAGCGCATGCTGGAGTACTTCCAGACCACCTGGTCTGTTAACAATGGTATCAACGCCAACGAG CTTTTACATGACTTCCCAGACGAGCTGCGGGCAGACATCGCCATGCACCTGAACAAAGACATTCTGCAGCTGCCTCTCTTCTCCTCTGCCAGTAGAGGGTGCCTGCGTTCACTATCCTTGCACATTAAGACCTCGTTCTGCGCACCTGGAGAGTATCTGATTCGCCATGGAGACGCCCTGCATGCGCAACACTTCGTCTGCTCTGGGTCTTTAGAGGTCCTCAAGGACGGCATGGTGCTTGCCATACTAG GTAAAGGAGACCTGATTGGTGCTGACCTGCCAGGGAAGGATCAGGTGATCAAAGCTAACGCAGATGTAAAGGCTCTGACCTACTGTGACCTGCAGTACATCAGCGTCAGAGCGCTGCAGGAGGTTCTAGAGCTCTACCCAGAATATGGCAGCCGCTTCAACGAGGACATACACCAAAACCTCACCTACAACCTCAGAGAG GGCCAAGCCAGATTCTCTCGCTCTACCCGACTCCCACAG GAACGCTTTGACTATTCCAAGCTGCCCTTTATTGTGGAGGCAGAGCAAGAGGAGGATGCTGGACAGAACCAGGGCAGGAAGCCCCTGCTGTCTGGCTTGGGCGGTCTTTCATCTCAGCCTAATCTGAGTACCATGTTAGGGGAGGAGTTTCGGCACCTTAACATGCTTCGTCTCTGCAAATCGCCTATTAAAAGCTCCCGGGTACAAAGCCCTGCTTCTCAGATGCCACTTCATGAGGATCCGTCTGCAGGTGCAGTTCCTGCCCCAAGAATAGACAAGAGCTCCTGCCACAGACCAGCCAAACTGCTCATTCCTACCCTGAACTGTGTCAGCCCTCTGGACCTGAGCCCACG GGTTGTCGATGGCATTGAGGATAACGAACATGCTTTTCACTTCAATGTTGAGCACAGTGAGCCATCTCCTAACACAGAGGTCAAAG ACCCATTTCAGGTTGGCGCAAACCTTCTCCTTGAGACAGAGGAAGTCAGACAGAGTCTCCGTCAACTCAATACAGAG ATGAACCACCTGAACCAGGAAGTGTCCTCACTGACCAAGGAGCTCCACGAAATGATGCAATTCCTGCATACACATGTGACCCCACCGCACTTCACTTCCTCTTTTACTCCCTACAGCTCTTTCAACTGTCATACATCACCCAACTGCACCAACGTGGCCTCCTCTACTGCCGACTGGCCATCAAGGCTGGCCTTTAACATGTCGGCCGGTCCTTGCCTGCAGCCGGATCCCTCTCTGAGAGATTCTTTAGGATCCAGGCACACGTGCATTTGCAGCATCAGCCATGCCCAGGAAAGAGGCTCCGTCTTGGGGCAGGAAGGGGACATAGAGCTCCTCAATCAAGCCCCCAGCTCTCACTCAACCTATTTTCCATGCTGCCCTGACCAGGAAAGGATTGCTACCTTGGGCGTAGATAGTCAGCCAAACCCATATCAGACTTCTAAGACCACACCAAACTCTCCCTATCTAGGACATCATGTTCCCCGCACTGGTGGGTCACTCCTGGGATTGGCGGCAACCTTTCCGTCCAGTGGTTTGGTGCCTCAGGTTAGGACTGGGGGTCCCAGCAACACATTGTCTGTGTGCACCCATAACATCCAGAGTCAGTCACATCCATCTCTAAACGCGCAGATGACCTCTGACCTGCACTCCAGGGCGCCCACACCCATCCATTTATCCGTTACACCAACCGGCCCATCAGAGCCTCTCATAGCAGTCAGTTCACATTTGCATTCTGGGATTTGTAGTTCCAGCTTGCTACATTTCCCTACAGGCCCAAGACAGAACGATCTGGTGGGATCAAGTCCTGTTCACACACTTGAGCCCATCGTTTCGTCCACTGGAGAGAAACAGGTGAAACCAGGACCTGCTGAGTAA